The following proteins are encoded in a genomic region of Dyadobacter sp. UC 10:
- a CDS encoding type II toxin-antitoxin system HicB family antitoxin, producing the protein MKRIKVVVERSKDFFWAYGENVGKISGGGETIEEVKKSILECIEIVKGFDDRNIPAALKGEYEIEWKLDVGSFLKYYKGIFSQTGIAKITGINEKLLNHYASGLKKPRPSQAKKIEAALHKLGSELLAVKL; encoded by the coding sequence ATGAAAAGAATAAAAGTGGTAGTGGAAAGAAGCAAGGATTTTTTTTGGGCTTACGGAGAAAATGTTGGTAAAATTTCTGGTGGCGGAGAAACCATTGAAGAGGTCAAAAAATCCATTTTGGAATGCATTGAAATCGTGAAAGGATTCGATGACCGAAATATTCCCGCAGCACTGAAAGGAGAATACGAAATTGAATGGAAGCTGGACGTAGGTAGTTTTTTGAAATACTATAAAGGCATATTCAGCCAAACCGGTATTGCCAAAATTACAGGCATCAATGAAAAGCTGCTGAATCACTACGCGTCGGGGTTAAAAAAGCCGCGGCCTTCCCAGGCAAAGAAAATAGAAGCTGCGCTGCATAAACTAGGCAGCGAATTACTGGCGGTAAAGCTCTGA
- the trxA gene encoding thioredoxin: protein MGKALEITDSTFEELIQSDKPVLVDFWAEWCGPCKMIGPVVEQLAGEYEGKAVIGKMDVDMNSSVPAKFGIRSIPTLMIFKGGQLVDKVVGVVPKTTLEDKLNAQIEATV from the coding sequence ATGGGAAAAGCACTTGAAATTACCGATAGCACCTTTGAAGAATTGATCCAGAGCGACAAACCTGTACTTGTTGATTTTTGGGCAGAATGGTGCGGACCTTGTAAGATGATCGGGCCTGTTGTAGAGCAGTTGGCCGGTGAATATGAAGGAAAAGCAGTTATCGGTAAAATGGATGTTGATATGAATTCTTCGGTACCCGCTAAGTTCGGCATCCGCAGCATCCCAACATTAATGATCTTCAAAGGCGGACAGCTGGTTGATAAAGTTGTAGGCGTTGTTCCAAAAACTACCCTGGAAGATAAATTGAATGCACAAATCGAGGCTACGGTTTAA
- a CDS encoding type II toxin-antitoxin system HicA family toxin codes for MKSSEFHRTIRRNGWTHIRTRGSHYLYRKDGEIISVPYHGAKEMAEGIRLMFIKKMNLNTTL; via the coding sequence ATGAAATCCTCAGAGTTCCATCGCACAATCCGCCGTAATGGATGGACACATATTAGAACCAGAGGTAGTCACTACCTTTACCGAAAAGACGGTGAAATCATTAGCGTCCCGTATCATGGGGCAAAGGAAATGGCAGAAGGGATCAGACTGATGTTTATTAAAAAAATGAATTTAAATACTACGTTATGA
- a CDS encoding phosphatase PAP2 family protein: MTETVDMLIRSDQEFFLWLNGFHTPWLDTLMAWITYKYTWIPMYVILIAFTLASDRKKGFAELIFVLLAVIIADKITSGLMKPYFIRFRPCHEPALDGLVHEVTGCGGLYGFASSHASTSFALAITWFTFLRTKVQYPGLLFIWAIIYSYSRIYVGVHYPADILIGALVGMLVGWLCIRLYYIFSKRYYLN, from the coding sequence ATGACGGAAACAGTGGATATGCTCATTCGCTCCGACCAGGAATTTTTTCTCTGGCTGAACGGGTTTCATACCCCCTGGCTCGATACGCTCATGGCCTGGATTACTTATAAGTACACCTGGATACCGATGTACGTGATATTGATCGCGTTTACGCTGGCCTCCGACAGAAAGAAGGGATTCGCAGAGCTGATTTTCGTTTTGCTTGCCGTGATTATTGCTGACAAAATTACATCAGGTTTGATGAAACCGTATTTCATCCGTTTTCGCCCCTGCCACGAGCCTGCACTCGACGGGCTGGTGCATGAGGTTACAGGTTGCGGCGGACTTTACGGGTTTGCGTCTTCGCATGCTTCGACGAGCTTTGCGCTGGCGATTACCTGGTTTACGTTTTTAAGAACAAAAGTACAATATCCCGGTTTGCTGTTTATTTGGGCTATCATTTATTCATACAGTCGCATTTATGTAGGGGTACATTACCCCGCCGATATATTGATAGGTGCACTGGTCGGAATGCTGGTTGGCTGGCTCTGTATCCGGTTGTATTACATTTTTTCGAAGAGATATTATCTTAATTAA
- the pdxA gene encoding 4-hydroxythreonine-4-phosphate dehydrogenase PdxA: MSDQQSDKPVIGITIGDYNGIGPEVILKALEGNQLAKLCTPVIYGSLKVLNQYRNLLEMKEWTLHGIQKPEQANHKLTNVITCWQDNQTEIQPGVVTAEAGQGSLASLKRAVEDLKDGKIQALVTGPINKDNIQSEDFKFPGHTEFLAQAFEKEEALMFMVAGDLRVGVLTGHIPLEKVKSQITAEKLSAKIEQILKSLKGDFGIKKPKLAVLGLNPHAGENGLLGTEEQEVIQPVIKTFKEKGNLVVGPFPADGFFAAGTYKQYDAVLAMYHDQGLIPFKTLAFNEGVNFTAGLSAVRTSPDHGTAYNIAGKNLAEPGSLLQAIYLACDISRFRDFNGEMDKNALISKPQQSESQHPAKSGGKQRFN; the protein is encoded by the coding sequence ATGAGCGATCAACAGAGCGATAAACCCGTCATAGGAATCACAATCGGCGATTATAACGGCATTGGCCCCGAAGTAATCCTTAAAGCATTAGAAGGAAATCAGTTAGCCAAATTATGCACGCCGGTTATCTACGGTTCTTTAAAAGTTTTGAACCAATACCGCAATCTCCTTGAAATGAAAGAATGGACACTGCACGGTATCCAAAAGCCGGAGCAGGCCAACCATAAGCTTACGAATGTGATCACATGCTGGCAGGATAATCAGACCGAGATCCAGCCGGGCGTAGTTACTGCCGAAGCCGGACAAGGTTCTCTTGCGTCCTTGAAACGCGCTGTTGAGGACCTTAAAGACGGAAAAATCCAGGCGCTGGTTACCGGCCCGATCAACAAGGATAATATCCAGAGTGAGGATTTTAAATTTCCCGGCCACACGGAGTTCCTGGCACAGGCTTTTGAGAAAGAAGAGGCGCTGATGTTTATGGTCGCCGGCGACCTGCGCGTAGGTGTATTGACGGGACATATCCCCCTGGAAAAAGTGAAGTCACAGATTACGGCGGAGAAGCTTTCTGCAAAAATCGAACAGATCCTGAAATCCCTCAAAGGCGATTTCGGAATCAAAAAACCCAAGCTCGCCGTGCTCGGGCTGAACCCGCATGCGGGTGAAAACGGATTGCTAGGTACGGAAGAGCAGGAAGTGATCCAGCCGGTGATTAAAACCTTTAAAGAAAAAGGAAATCTGGTGGTAGGCCCATTTCCGGCCGACGGTTTTTTCGCCGCAGGCACTTATAAGCAATATGATGCAGTACTGGCCATGTACCACGATCAGGGCCTGATTCCCTTTAAAACATTGGCATTCAATGAAGGAGTAAATTTTACAGCGGGCTTATCTGCGGTCCGTACATCTCCGGATCATGGAACCGCCTATAACATTGCAGGCAAAAACCTGGCAGAGCCGGGCTCCCTTTTACAGGCTATTTATCTCGCTTGCGACATTTCCCGTTTCCGCGATTTTAACGGAGAGATGGACAAAAATGCATTGATTTCCAAGCCACAACAATCGGAAAGTCAGCACCCTGCGAAATCCGGGGGTAAGCAGAGGTTTAATTAG
- a CDS encoding ribose-phosphate pyrophosphokinase produces MGSFNTVKIFSGSQSEYLAKDIARYYGKELGGYNLRKFADGELSPSFEESVRGCDVFLIQSTFPPADNLMELLLMVDAARRASAHYVTVVIPYFGYARQDRKDKPRVAIAAKVVANLLTSVGVDRLMTIDLHAGQIQGFFDLPVDHLEGTSIFVPYIKSLNLKNLLIASPDMGGAARARNFAKFLNVDMILCDKHRKRANEIASMQVIGDVEGMDVVLVDDLIDTGGTLCKAAELILEKGASSVRAISTHAIMSGKAHENIANSVLEELIVTDTIPLKQKNEKIRVLSVAEIFAKAIGRIRDHESISSLFINYQ; encoded by the coding sequence ATGGGTTCATTCAATACAGTAAAAATATTCTCAGGAAGTCAGTCAGAATATTTGGCAAAAGACATTGCCAGATATTACGGTAAGGAACTTGGCGGATATAATTTACGAAAATTTGCCGATGGCGAACTGTCACCCAGCTTCGAGGAATCAGTCAGAGGCTGCGATGTTTTTTTAATTCAATCTACCTTTCCGCCGGCCGATAATCTTATGGAACTGCTCCTGATGGTTGACGCCGCGCGCCGCGCTTCTGCGCATTACGTAACTGTGGTAATCCCTTATTTCGGATATGCGCGCCAGGACAGGAAAGATAAACCCAGGGTTGCCATTGCTGCCAAAGTGGTAGCGAATCTGCTTACATCTGTTGGTGTGGACAGGTTGATGACAATCGATCTGCACGCCGGACAAATCCAGGGATTTTTCGATTTACCTGTGGACCATTTGGAAGGAACCTCGATTTTTGTTCCTTATATTAAATCCTTAAATCTTAAAAACCTGTTGATCGCTTCCCCGGATATGGGAGGAGCTGCAAGGGCCAGAAACTTCGCCAAATTCCTGAATGTGGATATGATCCTTTGCGACAAACATCGTAAACGGGCTAACGAAATTGCCAGCATGCAGGTGATCGGAGATGTTGAAGGGATGGATGTGGTACTTGTCGACGATTTGATTGATACCGGTGGGACGCTCTGCAAAGCTGCTGAACTGATCCTTGAAAAAGGCGCCAGCTCGGTAAGGGCCATCAGTACTCACGCGATCATGTCGGGTAAGGCGCACGAAAATATTGCCAACTCTGTTTTGGAAGAATTGATCGTCACAGACACGATCCCTTTGAAACAAAAAAATGAAAAAATCCGCGTCTTGTCGGTTGCAGAGATATTTGCAAAAGCGATCGGCCGGATCAGAGATCATGAGTCTATTAGTTCATTGTTTATAAATTATCAGTAA
- a CDS encoding 50S ribosomal protein L25/general stress protein Ctc yields MKKHEIVGFKRANLGKTEAQELRSQGYVPSVLYGGNEQVHFYAPAMLFRELLFTPDIFDVTLNIEGTLYNAILQEKQFHPVNDSLIHADFLQIIDGKEIKVDVPVKLTGTSTGVMKGGKMNQKLRKLRVQGLAQNIPDYVNVDVTELDLGKSVKVGAVKAENFVILTAASNPIASVEIPRALRGTLK; encoded by the coding sequence ATGAAAAAGCATGAGATTGTAGGGTTTAAAAGAGCGAATCTCGGCAAGACGGAAGCCCAGGAACTACGTTCACAAGGTTATGTTCCGTCTGTGCTGTATGGTGGCAATGAGCAGGTACATTTTTATGCACCGGCAATGCTGTTCCGTGAATTGCTTTTCACACCGGATATTTTTGACGTAACCCTGAATATCGAGGGTACTTTGTACAATGCGATTCTTCAGGAAAAGCAGTTCCACCCTGTTAATGATTCTTTGATCCACGCGGATTTTCTTCAGATCATTGACGGCAAGGAAATTAAAGTTGACGTACCGGTTAAATTGACAGGTACTTCCACAGGAGTAATGAAAGGTGGAAAAATGAACCAAAAATTGCGTAAATTGCGTGTACAAGGTCTGGCTCAGAACATTCCGGACTATGTAAATGTTGACGTTACTGAACTTGATTTAGGAAAATCTGTGAAGGTTGGTGCAGTAAAAGCTGAAAATTTTGTTATATTGACAGCCGCAAGCAACCCGATCGCTTCAGTAGAGATACCACGTGCGCTTCGCGGTACACTTAAGTAA
- the dnaE gene encoding DNA polymerase III subunit alpha, with product MQFSHLHCHTQFSLLDGAADIKKLFKKAKEDNMPAVAITDHGNMFGVFEFVAEGNKQGIKPIVGCEFYVVEDRHVRQFTKDKKDVRFHQLLLAKDELGYKNLVKMCSLGFIEGMYGKYPRIDKELIVKYHQGLIATTCCIGAVIPKTILRQGEEAAEKEFKWWLDLFGDDFYVELQRHEIRDQYIVNEVLLRFAKKYNVKVICSNDSHYVDRDDWNAHDILLCINTGDKQSTPSAKDFDDEKGIPKGSRFAFFNDQFYFKKTSEMMQLFNDLPESLDNTNEIVDKIKTLDLRKDILLPNFPIPDEFKTHTLSEMVGKKELTADVLNQWEYLKHLTFEGAKFKYGTITPEIEDRINFELNTIRNMGFPGYFLIVADFIDAGRKMGVFIGPGRGSAAGSVVAYATGITNIDPIKYDLLFERFLNPDRISLPDIDTDFDDEGRQKVIDYVVKKYGYNQVAQIVTYGTMAAKSAIKDVARVMDLPLPEANALAKLVPDKPTYNMTLNRIFTAPLEGEGSLTKKEGIAPEELDNVKKMRQIALGKDLQASVLQEARRLEGTVRNTGIHAAGIIIAPSDLTEIIPVSTSKDSDFLITQYQGKIIEDAGVIKMDFLGLRNLTIIKEALRLIKQNHNIDIVIDDVPLDDPKVFELFQRGETNAIFQFESDGMKKYMRDLIPDRFEHLIAMNALYRPGPIAYIPSFIRRKNGLEEVTYDLPELEEYQADTYGITVYQEQVMLLSQKLAGFTKGQADTLRKAMGKKQIETLNKMKGDFMKGGVERGLDAKKLEKIWTDWEAFASYAFNKSHSTCYAFVAYQTAYLKAHYPAEYMAAVLTSSLGNIDKITFFMEECKALGITVLGPDINESDRQFNVNSRGEIRFGLAGVKGSGDAAVESIIEERNAGGAFIDIYDFITRVNLRTVNKKTIESLAYAGGFDCFTDYHRAHYFGVESGENGTFIEKLIRYANNYHAEKSSAQASLFGMLGDGGSTLAKPKAADVGPWDDLAKLRYEQEVVGFYISGHPLDTFRTELDNFCNCTVDKLMEIPEGERSPRYFGKEVNVAGIVTSAQERMSKNGSLFMIFKLEDYKGSIEMLLGGEDYIRFKNYLQVGQFLYIKGKVQNRWKQEDQFEFKISQIQLLPEIMGKMCRKIRINLTLDQIDAQFIHLLTDTFGNHPGQCAVNMTVVDPDTRLEVEMLSRGYRVAPTNDLFKVLRGFHGVQFFLN from the coding sequence ATGCAATTTTCACACTTACACTGCCACACCCAGTTTTCGCTTCTTGACGGTGCGGCTGATATTAAAAAGCTCTTCAAAAAGGCCAAGGAGGACAATATGCCCGCCGTGGCGATTACCGATCACGGGAATATGTTCGGCGTATTTGAATTTGTCGCCGAAGGAAATAAGCAGGGCATCAAGCCGATAGTAGGCTGCGAGTTTTATGTGGTGGAAGACAGGCATGTACGGCAATTTACCAAAGACAAAAAAGACGTACGTTTTCACCAGTTGCTGCTTGCCAAAGACGAGCTTGGGTATAAGAACCTGGTTAAAATGTGTTCGCTGGGCTTTATCGAAGGTATGTATGGTAAATACCCGCGTATTGATAAAGAGTTGATCGTCAAGTATCACCAGGGCCTGATCGCTACTACCTGCTGCATTGGTGCGGTAATTCCAAAGACGATATTACGACAAGGGGAAGAAGCTGCGGAAAAGGAATTCAAATGGTGGCTAGACTTATTTGGCGATGATTTTTATGTAGAGTTGCAGCGTCATGAAATCCGCGATCAGTATATTGTAAATGAGGTACTTTTAAGGTTTGCCAAGAAATATAATGTAAAAGTGATCTGCTCAAACGATTCGCATTATGTGGACCGTGACGACTGGAATGCACATGACATTTTGCTGTGTATCAATACCGGTGACAAGCAAAGTACGCCTTCTGCAAAAGATTTTGACGATGAAAAAGGCATTCCGAAAGGCTCGCGTTTCGCTTTTTTTAATGATCAGTTTTATTTCAAAAAAACGAGCGAAATGATGCAGCTGTTCAACGACTTGCCCGAGTCGCTGGACAATACCAACGAAATTGTCGACAAGATCAAAACGCTTGATCTGCGAAAAGATATCCTGCTTCCCAACTTCCCGATTCCCGATGAATTTAAAACGCATACTTTGTCGGAAATGGTTGGTAAGAAAGAACTTACAGCCGACGTGCTCAATCAGTGGGAGTATTTGAAGCACTTGACATTTGAAGGAGCCAAGTTTAAATATGGGACGATTACTCCCGAAATTGAAGACCGGATTAACTTTGAATTGAATACAATCCGGAATATGGGTTTTCCCGGTTACTTCCTGATTGTGGCAGATTTTATTGATGCAGGTCGCAAAATGGGGGTTTTCATCGGCCCGGGACGCGGATCTGCTGCCGGCTCAGTTGTAGCTTACGCAACCGGAATCACCAATATTGATCCTATTAAATACGATCTGCTTTTCGAACGTTTCCTCAATCCTGACCGTATTTCACTTCCTGATATTGATACGGATTTCGATGACGAAGGCCGGCAGAAAGTGATTGATTATGTGGTCAAAAAATACGGCTACAACCAGGTAGCGCAGATTGTTACTTATGGTACAATGGCCGCCAAATCTGCGATCAAGGACGTGGCGCGGGTAATGGACCTGCCCTTGCCGGAAGCCAATGCACTGGCCAAGCTGGTACCGGACAAGCCTACCTATAATATGACGCTCAACCGCATTTTCACAGCGCCGCTGGAAGGTGAGGGTAGCCTGACGAAAAAGGAAGGCATTGCGCCGGAAGAGCTTGATAATGTGAAGAAAATGCGTCAGATAGCATTGGGTAAGGATTTGCAGGCCAGCGTTTTACAGGAAGCAAGGAGGCTGGAAGGTACTGTTCGGAATACAGGTATCCATGCAGCGGGTATCATTATTGCGCCAAGTGACTTAACAGAAATTATCCCGGTAAGTACCTCCAAAGACTCGGATTTTCTGATCACCCAATATCAGGGGAAAATTATTGAAGACGCGGGTGTAATTAAAATGGACTTTCTGGGGTTGCGAAACCTCACGATTATTAAGGAAGCGCTACGCCTGATCAAGCAGAATCATAATATAGACATCGTCATTGACGACGTGCCGCTCGACGATCCGAAGGTTTTTGAGTTGTTTCAAAGAGGGGAAACGAACGCAATTTTCCAGTTCGAGTCTGATGGGATGAAAAAGTACATGCGCGACCTGATCCCCGATCGCTTCGAGCATTTGATCGCCATGAACGCATTGTACCGCCCTGGTCCGATCGCATACATTCCCAGCTTTATCCGCCGGAAGAACGGGCTGGAGGAAGTGACTTATGATTTGCCCGAACTGGAAGAATATCAGGCTGATACTTATGGTATTACAGTTTACCAGGAACAGGTAATGCTTCTTTCACAAAAGCTGGCCGGATTTACCAAAGGCCAGGCGGATACGCTGCGCAAGGCGATGGGTAAGAAGCAAATTGAAACACTGAACAAAATGAAAGGCGATTTCATGAAGGGCGGTGTGGAGAGAGGTCTGGACGCTAAAAAACTGGAAAAAATCTGGACAGACTGGGAGGCATTTGCATCTTACGCGTTCAACAAGTCCCACTCGACCTGCTATGCATTTGTAGCCTATCAAACCGCCTATCTGAAAGCGCATTACCCGGCTGAGTATATGGCGGCGGTTTTGACGAGCTCGCTGGGCAACATTGATAAGATTACATTTTTTATGGAAGAATGCAAGGCGCTGGGCATTACAGTTTTAGGTCCGGATATCAACGAGTCCGACAGGCAATTCAACGTAAACAGCCGCGGTGAAATCCGTTTTGGGCTGGCCGGTGTGAAAGGCAGCGGCGACGCGGCAGTTGAGTCTATTATTGAAGAGCGTAATGCAGGCGGTGCGTTTATTGATATTTATGATTTTATTACACGCGTCAATCTGAGGACGGTCAATAAGAAAACGATTGAAAGTTTGGCGTATGCAGGTGGTTTTGACTGTTTTACGGATTATCACCGCGCGCACTACTTTGGTGTGGAGTCTGGTGAAAACGGCACATTCATTGAAAAACTGATTCGTTACGCCAATAATTATCACGCCGAAAAATCTTCCGCACAAGCCTCACTTTTTGGTATGCTCGGTGACGGTGGATCCACGCTTGCCAAGCCGAAAGCAGCAGATGTGGGCCCGTGGGACGATCTTGCCAAATTGCGTTACGAGCAGGAAGTGGTCGGCTTTTACATTTCCGGGCACCCGCTGGATACTTTCCGTACCGAGCTGGATAATTTTTGCAACTGTACCGTCGATAAGCTAATGGAAATACCTGAAGGTGAGCGATCGCCAAGGTATTTTGGAAAGGAAGTCAATGTGGCGGGCATTGTGACGAGCGCGCAGGAGAGGATGTCGAAAAACGGAAGCTTGTTTATGATTTTCAAGTTGGAGGATTATAAAGGATCAATTGAAATGCTTCTGGGCGGCGAGGACTATATCCGCTTTAAAAACTACTTGCAGGTGGGACAGTTCTTATACATTAAAGGAAAAGTTCAGAACCGCTGGAAACAGGAAGACCAGTTTGAATTCAAGATCTCGCAAATACAGCTGCTGCCCGAGATTATGGGCAAAATGTGCAGGAAGATTCGGATTAATCTGACATTGGATCAGATCGATGCGCAGTTCATTCACTTACTCACTGATACATTTGGTAACCATCCAGGGCAATGTGCTGTAAATATGACGGTTGTAGATCCGGATACGCGGCTGGAAGTGGAAATGCTATCGCGCGGTTACAGGGTTGCACCTACCAATGATCTCTTCAAAGTACTGCGCGGATTTCACGGGGTACAATTCTTTTTGAACTGA
- a CDS encoding DUF2461 domain-containing protein, which produces MESATLHFLSQLAENNNREWFQENRKRYDAAKADMEQLVGYLIEEVGKFQDLGNLQVKECLLRINRDIRFSKNKAPYKNNLAAGIGPGGKSSGKIDYYIQIQPGNLTFLGGGMWETTSEQLARYRQEVDYNADELRAIIEAKEFRTFFPEIEGESLKTMPKGFPKDHPEIELLKRKQLFFMHRFTDKEVASRDFGKQVLKGIELLKPFTDYMNYVLYEQPAEH; this is translated from the coding sequence ATGGAATCCGCAACACTTCACTTTCTCAGTCAATTAGCAGAAAACAACAACAGGGAATGGTTTCAGGAGAATAGAAAGCGGTATGACGCCGCAAAGGCAGATATGGAGCAACTGGTAGGCTACCTGATCGAAGAAGTCGGAAAATTTCAGGATCTCGGAAATTTGCAGGTCAAAGAATGCCTCTTGCGCATTAACAGGGATATTCGTTTTTCAAAAAATAAAGCACCTTACAAAAATAACCTCGCTGCCGGCATTGGTCCGGGAGGGAAGAGTTCCGGTAAAATAGACTATTATATACAGATACAGCCGGGTAACCTGACCTTTCTTGGCGGCGGTATGTGGGAAACTACTTCCGAGCAGCTCGCACGGTACCGTCAGGAAGTGGATTATAATGCCGACGAACTGAGGGCGATCATTGAAGCAAAAGAATTCCGGACGTTTTTTCCTGAGATCGAAGGTGAAAGTTTGAAGACAATGCCCAAAGGTTTTCCCAAAGATCATCCTGAAATTGAGCTGTTGAAACGCAAGCAACTTTTTTTTATGCATCGCTTCACTGATAAAGAAGTGGCTTCCAGGGATTTTGGTAAGCAGGTGCTAAAAGGGATCGAACTCCTTAAACCTTTTACCGACTATATGAATTATGTATTGTACGAGCAGCCTGCGGAGCACTGA
- a CDS encoding 2-hydroxyacid dehydrogenase has translation MKILIADSMHPSLFSMLEQRGWEYAYHPEYRREDIKTALPDYEGLVIRSKTFLDQDLLANAQKLRFIARAGAGLDLIDLNVVRDMQIEVFHAGKGNRDAVAEQALGMLLSLFNNLLRADREVRQGIWDREGNRGIELLGKTVGLIGYGNNGGATAKRLSGFGCQVLAYDKYRDHYGDQFAAESGMEEIMEKADVISLHLPLTELSRYLIDDDFIAKCGKPFFLMNLSRGEIVKLDAVVRGLKSGKIRGACLDVLENEKINKLTISQQDAFEYLRSSDQVVLTPHIGGWTQESYVRINEVLVQQIEEWL, from the coding sequence ATGAAAATCCTCATTGCAGACTCCATGCATCCGTCGCTTTTCAGCATGCTCGAACAGCGTGGCTGGGAATATGCGTACCATCCCGAGTATCGTCGGGAAGACATTAAAACGGCTCTTCCAGACTATGAAGGACTGGTGATCAGAAGTAAGACATTTTTGGATCAGGACCTGCTGGCGAATGCGCAAAAGCTTCGTTTTATCGCCAGGGCAGGGGCAGGGCTCGATCTGATTGATCTGAATGTCGTAAGAGATATGCAGATCGAAGTTTTTCACGCCGGCAAAGGCAATCGTGACGCGGTTGCGGAACAGGCCCTCGGAATGCTGCTAAGCCTCTTCAATAATCTGTTGAGAGCCGATAGGGAAGTGCGGCAGGGAATCTGGGACCGGGAAGGTAATCGGGGTATTGAGTTATTGGGTAAAACCGTCGGCCTGATCGGTTACGGGAACAACGGAGGCGCTACCGCCAAAAGACTGAGCGGCTTTGGCTGTCAGGTGCTGGCATATGACAAGTACCGCGATCATTATGGCGATCAGTTTGCTGCTGAGTCGGGTATGGAAGAAATCATGGAGAAAGCGGATGTGATCAGTCTACATCTTCCATTAACTGAACTGAGCCGCTATCTCATCGATGATGATTTTATTGCGAAATGCGGCAAGCCATTTTTTTTAATGAACCTTTCACGTGGTGAAATAGTGAAACTGGATGCGGTGGTAAGAGGCTTAAAAAGCGGAAAGATCCGGGGAGCCTGCCTCGATGTATTAGAAAATGAAAAAATCAATAAGCTTACCATATCCCAGCAGGATGCTTTTGAGTACCTGCGCAGTTCAGATCAGGTAGTACTGACGCCGCATATCGGGGGCTGGACGCAGGAGAGCTATGTTCGCATTAACGAAGTGCTGGTACAGCAGATTGAGGAATGGTTATAA
- the trpS gene encoding tryptophan--tRNA ligase, translated as MARILTGIQSSGRPHLGNILGAIAPAIQLSKDPKNESFFFIADLHSLTSLKNGKEREGFVKAIAATWLAFGFDYKKNVFWRQSRVQEHTELAWYLSCFTPFPMLANATSFKEKSEKLADVNAGLFTYPVLQAADILLYNANIIPVGKDQKQHLEMTKDIAGRFNQLAGEDILVLPEPQIDERIMTIPGLDGQKMSKSYHNYIDIFLPENELKKVIKKIVSDSTPLEEPKDPETDITFKLYSLIASTAEIENMRHSYVNGGYGYGHAKQALLECMLEKFAEPRRIFNYYMENDQELEAILAEGEEKARLIAQETIAKVRKVLGFSS; from the coding sequence ATGGCCAGAATCCTCACAGGCATTCAAAGTAGCGGAAGACCGCATTTAGGTAATATCCTCGGAGCAATCGCTCCGGCTATCCAACTCTCAAAAGATCCAAAAAACGAATCTTTTTTCTTTATCGCTGACCTCCATTCACTTACTTCGCTTAAAAATGGAAAAGAGCGTGAAGGTTTTGTAAAAGCGATCGCAGCAACCTGGCTTGCTTTCGGTTTTGATTATAAAAAGAATGTATTCTGGCGACAGTCGCGGGTGCAGGAACATACTGAGCTGGCCTGGTACCTGAGCTGCTTCACGCCGTTTCCTATGCTGGCGAATGCCACTTCATTTAAAGAGAAATCCGAAAAATTAGCCGACGTGAATGCTGGTCTATTCACCTATCCTGTTTTGCAGGCAGCTGATATTCTCCTTTACAATGCGAATATTATCCCCGTTGGCAAAGACCAGAAGCAACATCTCGAAATGACAAAAGATATTGCCGGCCGGTTTAATCAGTTAGCAGGTGAAGATATCCTGGTACTTCCGGAGCCACAGATCGATGAGCGCATTATGACGATCCCGGGGCTCGACGGTCAAAAAATGAGCAAGTCTTATCATAACTATATTGATATATTTCTTCCTGAAAATGAACTCAAAAAGGTGATCAAAAAGATCGTCTCGGATTCAACTCCGCTGGAAGAACCAAAAGACCCGGAAACCGATATTACCTTTAAATTATACAGCCTGATCGCCTCAACAGCTGAAATCGAAAACATGCGCCACAGTTATGTAAACGGTGGCTACGGTTACGGTCACGCCAAACAGGCGTTACTGGAATGCATGCTGGAAAAATTTGCTGAGCCGAGAAGGATTTTCAACTACTACATGGAAAACGATCAGGAACTGGAGGCGATCCTGGCAGAAGGGGAAGAAAAAGCGCGCCTGATCGCCCAGGAAACGATCGCAAAAGTACGTAAGGTCTTAGGTTTCAGCTCATGA